The following nucleotide sequence is from Methanobacterium sp..
TCATTATTTCCTGGTTTAAACAAATATTTGATTATATGTTGAGCTATTTTTGGATATAACTGGCAAATAAACTGCAGATGGATGTTTTTTGTCATGATAGATTGTTTGATGTGCCTTTTTTTGTTTGGTATCAGTGGCAATGGGATTGCCAGTGTTGGGGTTGGGATGTAACAGGGGATAGGCACTGGAATAAATTTCCAATCGGATTCTGTGTCCAGGTAGGAAAACATGGCCCATGTCAAATAGCTCGATGCGGTATTTTTCAATTTTTCCAGGTTCAAGTAGAACTTCTTTGTCAAATCCTTGCCTGAACCTAGCCCTTATTGCGCCACCACATTCTTCAGGACCTAAATTAATAGAAGTACCATCTGGATATACATCTAAAACTCTGATAATGAAATCTGTATCTTTGGAATCAGTAGAAGCAAATATTTCAGCAATTACCGGCCCCAAAATCGTTACTGATTCTTCGAGAGGAGGTGTTGTGTAAACTAGGACGTCTGAACGGTTTTCAGTCTGAGCACAATCAACAGCAAAACTACCCACTGACACTGGCCTTGGATTAGCTGGATCATAAGTGTATTTGTCTAGAACTGATGAATTTAAATCATTCAAGTTACTGGAATTGTTTTGAGGAAATTCCCATTCTAATATTCCATTACCATTAAGAGTGTTGGCCTGGCCACTGCTCGTAAGGTAGAGGGGAGTTACATTAAGATCTTTGGGTGGATAATTGGTGAGGTTTATCCATTGATTCAAACCAGTAAGATAGATATTCGCTGCAGGGACTTTCGATTTATTGGTAGTTGAATTTTTTAGGTAAAAATCGAAAAATGCCAGATGATAACCATAAATATCTACCTGACCTCCTGGAACTGGGAGGTCACCAACTTGGGAAAGTTGTAAGGAAGGGTGGGAGGTTCCATTGTTGGTCCAGGGCCCTATAATTAGGTGATGGTCATGACTCCTGGAAGGATTCTTGTTATTTCCATTCCAGTAGAACAAAGCCCCTGGTTGGTTTGAATCAAACCAACCACTGGTAGTTAGGGTGGGAATGTTGATCTGGTTAAAATCATTATCTGTGAATTGTATTTGCTTCCAATATTCATCCATGGTAGGGTGATTGAGGAATTGACGGTAGAGAGGCAAATCTATTCCCATTTCTTTGTCAACACTGATAAGTGGCCGATGATCAAATGCAGCAGTTAAATTGATATTTTGAGTGTTTAAATCCGGGTTTCGGCCGTTATTTTGGAGTGTCCATGGAATGGCCCATCCCATGTGGAAAATTCCCCCTATAGAGGGTATTTCCTGCATATACCTCCCATAAGCTGAAGTGGGAGCTATGCAGATCAAGTGTGGTGGTTTTTCTCTGGCTGCCAGTAACTGGACAGTGCCCATATATGATGAACCCATCATACCTATCTTTCCATTAGACCATGGTTGTTTTGCAGCCCATTCAACAGTATCAAAACTATCTGGCCCTTCTTGGAATAGAAAGTTGAAATTTCCCTGTGAATCACCTTTACCACGAACATCTTGTACCATAAACACGTATCCTTGTCCAGCAAAATACTCTCCCATACCAGTATAGTTCATGTTAGCTGCACTCCTCCCATATGGTGTGCGGATGATTATTACTGGATACTTCCCTTTTTTTTGGGGTAGCCAAATGTCAGAAACAAGTTTCACACCGTCACGCATGGGTGTTTCAAGACCAAAAATTGTTTTAACAGTTAAATTATTGTTTGTGGTTCTGTTGGTATAGTTATCAGTTAAGTTTTGATTGGTTTGGTTCAATCTTGTCTGATTACCAGTGCCATTTTTTATTGTTAAATTCTTCCCAGTATGATTAGTATCGCTTTGAGATTGGTTTAAAATTGGTTTTGTGCCTTCAGTAATGGATGTTTGATTTTGTTCTAGTAAAACTAGTCCAGATAATACACCCATGAATACGAATAGTGATATTAATACTATTGCAAATGGAGTTTCTTTCATTATTTTCCCCACTCTAACAGTCGGTTGGATGTATGATGAAAATGTATCAAATAAAAGGTTATTTGAAGGTTGTATTATAATTAACTCTGATGAAAATTAAAATCCAAGATATTGAAGTCAATTATAATATTTTCCATCGAAAAGTGAAGTATGCTCGTTTAGAAATTAAAAACGGCACGCTTAACATAATTATGCCCCATGGTGTTGAAGATTATTCTAGTTTAATTAACAAACATGAAAAATGGATTTATCAGAAATTTACTCGGATAAATCAGTTGAAAATTGAATCTGAAACTAGGAAACTGGATCATAGTCTGAGTAATGATTCATTCCAGGAAATTGTTCAAGGATATGTTGATAAAATATCTCATAAAATGGGTTTAAAAGTAAATAAAGTCACATTGCGAAAAATGAAAACCCGTTGGGGGAGTTGCAGTTCACTGGGAAATATTAGTATTAACACCCGCCTTAAATATCTCCCAAAAGACTTAATCAAATACGTAATCCACCATGAAGTTTGCCATCTGAAAATAAGAAAACATAATAAACAGTACTGGAGTTTAGTGTCTAAGGAATATCCAGATTATAAAAAATATGAAGATGAACTCTCGATTTACTGGTTTCTAGTTAAAGATTTGGATTAATTTGATTTAAATTATTAATGTTAATGATATTACATTGAAGTTTAGATTTAAAATTTGGTTTTTTAATATAATATTTTATAGGATGTTAGCCTATACACATAATATTAATATCTTATTTTACTAGTAGAAAGAATCCGAAAATAAAATTGAGATTCATAGAGTAAAACTAGTTATAATTTTTGATTTGATGAAAGATAAAAAAAAAATTAAAGATTTGAACTATTTGGAGATTGAAATGATAAATATAAAAGTTTTAAGGTACCAACCTCCACAGGACAAGGCCCCTCACCTTGAAACATATAGTGTGGATAAAAAAGAAAAAATGAAGGTTTTAGATGCATTAAACTATATAAATCAACATCATCAGGCAGGGATAGCTTATCGCAGTTCTTGTCGGGCAGGCCAATGCGGATCATGCGCGCTGAAAGTTAATGGAGAGATGGCTTTAGCTTGTAAAAAAGAAATAAATGATGGGGATAAAATAGAACCCCTAGATTTTCCAGTTATTAAAGATTTAGTTGTAGATCGGAGCGAAATTGATGGTAAAATCAAAGATATGGGGCTTTTTCTTAATGATGAATGTGGAATTGCTGAATGCCCATCTATCATCAACCCTGTTGAACTGGAAAATACCAAAAAATTAAGGAGTTGCATTGACTGCTATTCTTGCCTTTCAGCTTGCCCAGTTTTAAAGGTAAATGATGAATTCGCCGGACCATATTTCATGCGTGATCTGTCAAAATTTGCAATGGACCCCCGAGATTGCTCTGATCGAGCCGAAGAAGGATTTAAAGAAGGACTCTATTGTTGTACCTCCTGCTCCAAATGTGTGGAAGTATGTCCCAAAGAAATTAACACTTTCGGTGGAGCAATTGAAAAATTAAGGGAAATTGCATGCCAAGAAGGTATCGGACCTCTGCCAGCCCATAGCTCAGTTAAGGAACTTATCGAAAAAACTGGCAGATCTGTGGAACCCATGAAAGAAGGCCCAATGAGGGCGGGTTTCATGGAAACAACCATCCGAAAACAGGAAGCCCGGAAATTAGATGAGGATGACCAAGACAAAAAAGAGAAAATAGCATTCTTCACTGGATGTTTAGTTGATTATCGGCTGCCAGAAATAGGAATGTCCCTTCTAAATGTTTTAAATAAACATCAAGTGGAAGTGGAAGTGCCGGCAGGGCAAGTTTGCTGTGGTTCTCCCATGATCCGTACTGGGCAGACTGATGTGGTGAAAAAACTAACTGAAAAAAATGCTAAAGCATTGGAAGGTTATGATACCATTGTCACAGTCTGTGCAGGGTGTGGTGCCACCCTTAAAAAGGATTATCCCGAATATGGGGTAAATTTGAATGTTATGGATATCAGTGAATACTTGCAGGATAAACTAAATACTGATGATATGAAGCCAGTTCCCATGAGAGTAACCTACCATGACCCCTGTCATCTCATTAGGGGTCAAGGAATTCGTGACGAACCACGTAAAATTCTGGAAAAAATCAAAGGACTTGAATTTGTTGAAATGGAAATCCCTGACCAATGCTGCGGTGCTGGTGGGGGTGTCAGAAGTGGTAAACCAGAAATTGCTGAAGCTTTAGGCCGTGAAAAAGCAAAAATGGTAGAAAAACTGGAAGTGGATGCAGTGATTACCATCTGTCCTTTCTGTGAAAACAACATCCGTGCTTGTCTAGAAGCAGAAGGTCTCCATCTAGAAGTTATGAACATACTCACCCTCTTGGAGAAGGCCTATTACTAAAAAAAAAATAAAATTTTTAATTCTAAATATTTTTAAATAACAAACAAGTTTCATAAAGGGATAATATGATTTATGTGGTTTTTGTGGAACCTAAAACTCCTGGTAATATAGGTTTTCTTGCTAGGACCATGAAAAACTTTGGTTTAAGTAATCTAGTTCTTATAAATCCCTGTCAACTTGAACATGAAGCCTACTACCAATCCATGCATGCCCGTGAAATCATCTACAATCGTCAAGAACACGATTCA
It contains:
- a CDS encoding M48 family metallopeptidase, translating into MKIKIQDIEVNYNIFHRKVKYARLEIKNGTLNIIMPHGVEDYSSLINKHEKWIYQKFTRINQLKIESETRKLDHSLSNDSFQEIVQGYVDKISHKMGLKVNKVTLRKMKTRWGSCSSLGNISINTRLKYLPKDLIKYVIHHEVCHLKIRKHNKQYWSLVSKEYPDYKKYEDELSIYWFLVKDLD
- a CDS encoding succinate dehydrogenase/fumarate reductase iron-sulfur subunit, whose translation is MINIKVLRYQPPQDKAPHLETYSVDKKEKMKVLDALNYINQHHQAGIAYRSSCRAGQCGSCALKVNGEMALACKKEINDGDKIEPLDFPVIKDLVVDRSEIDGKIKDMGLFLNDECGIAECPSIINPVELENTKKLRSCIDCYSCLSACPVLKVNDEFAGPYFMRDLSKFAMDPRDCSDRAEEGFKEGLYCCTSCSKCVEVCPKEINTFGGAIEKLREIACQEGIGPLPAHSSVKELIEKTGRSVEPMKEGPMRAGFMETTIRKQEARKLDEDDQDKKEKIAFFTGCLVDYRLPEIGMSLLNVLNKHQVEVEVPAGQVCCGSPMIRTGQTDVVKKLTEKNAKALEGYDTIVTVCAGCGATLKKDYPEYGVNLNVMDISEYLQDKLNTDDMKPVPMRVTYHDPCHLIRGQGIRDEPRKILEKIKGLEFVEMEIPDQCCGAGGGVRSGKPEIAEALGREKAKMVEKLEVDAVITICPFCENNIRACLEAEGLHLEVMNILTLLEKAYY
- a CDS encoding CocE/NonD family hydrolase; this encodes MKETPFAIVLISLFVFMGVLSGLVLLEQNQTSITEGTKPILNQSQSDTNHTGKNLTIKNGTGNQTRLNQTNQNLTDNYTNRTTNNNLTVKTIFGLETPMRDGVKLVSDIWLPQKKGKYPVIIIRTPYGRSAANMNYTGMGEYFAGQGYVFMVQDVRGKGDSQGNFNFLFQEGPDSFDTVEWAAKQPWSNGKIGMMGSSYMGTVQLLAAREKPPHLICIAPTSAYGRYMQEIPSIGGIFHMGWAIPWTLQNNGRNPDLNTQNINLTAAFDHRPLISVDKEMGIDLPLYRQFLNHPTMDEYWKQIQFTDNDFNQINIPTLTTSGWFDSNQPGALFYWNGNNKNPSRSHDHHLIIGPWTNNGTSHPSLQLSQVGDLPVPGGQVDIYGYHLAFFDFYLKNSTTNKSKVPAANIYLTGLNQWINLTNYPPKDLNVTPLYLTSSGQANTLNGNGILEWEFPQNNSSNLNDLNSSVLDKYTYDPANPRPVSVGSFAVDCAQTENRSDVLVYTTPPLEESVTILGPVIAEIFASTDSKDTDFIIRVLDVYPDGTSINLGPEECGGAIRARFRQGFDKEVLLEPGKIEKYRIELFDMGHVFLPGHRIRLEIYSSAYPLLHPNPNTGNPIATDTKQKKAHQTIYHDKKHPSAVYLPVISKNSSTYNQIFV